Proteins encoded by one window of Shewanella avicenniae:
- the uvrB gene encoding excinuclease ABC subunit UvrB, which produces MSDTVFKLESQYSPAGDQPTAIKQLIEGLEAGLAHQTLLGVTGSGKTFTIANVIATLGRPTIILAPNKTLAAQLYGEMKEFFPHNAVEYFVSYYDYYQPEAYVPSTNTFIEKDASVNAHIEQMRLSATKALLERRDVVLVASVSAIYGLGDPDSYMKMLLHLRQGDIIGQRDILKRLSELQYTRNDIELARGTFRVRGEVIDIFPAESDRDAIRVELFDDEIDRLSLFDPLTGHVSKKIARATVYPKTHYVTPREKILAAAEQIKEELRERREQLLQLNKLVEVQRLSERVQYDIEMMMELGYCSGIENYSRYLSGRAPGEGPPTLLDYLPDDGLMIIDESHVTVPQVGAMYKGDRSRKTTLVEYGFRLPSALDNRPLKFEEFEALMPQTIYVSATPGSYEIERSDGEIAEQVVRPTGLLDPEIEVRPVSIQVDDLLSEVGKRVAVNERILVTTLTKRMAEDLTEYLDEHGVKVRYLHSDVDTVERVEIIRDLRKGIFDVLVGINLLREGLDMPEVSLVCIFDADKEGFLRSERSLIQTIGRAARNVNGKVILYADKITPSMEKAMGETARRREKQHQFNLEHGIVPRGVVKRITDVMDIGDSSERDLPSNLDIRGRRKVAEPKAQYHGNVGELTKQITAMEERMYQHARNLEFEEAAQLRDEIAALNEQLKRLG; this is translated from the coding sequence GTGTCCGACACTGTTTTCAAACTCGAATCACAATATTCCCCTGCTGGCGATCAGCCGACTGCGATTAAGCAACTGATTGAAGGATTAGAAGCCGGACTTGCACATCAAACCCTTTTAGGGGTAACCGGCTCAGGTAAAACGTTCACTATCGCCAATGTGATTGCTACGTTGGGGCGACCCACCATTATTCTTGCGCCTAATAAAACTTTGGCAGCGCAATTGTATGGTGAGATGAAGGAGTTTTTCCCTCATAACGCGGTGGAATACTTCGTCTCTTATTATGACTATTACCAGCCAGAAGCTTATGTGCCGTCGACCAATACCTTTATTGAAAAGGATGCCTCGGTTAACGCCCATATTGAACAGATGCGGTTATCGGCAACCAAAGCACTGTTAGAACGGCGTGACGTGGTGTTAGTGGCATCGGTCTCGGCAATTTATGGTTTGGGTGACCCTGATTCCTACATGAAGATGCTGTTGCATCTCCGCCAAGGCGATATTATTGGTCAGCGCGACATTCTTAAACGCTTAAGTGAGTTGCAATATACCCGCAATGATATTGAGTTGGCGCGTGGCACCTTCCGTGTGCGTGGCGAGGTGATCGATATTTTCCCAGCGGAATCTGATCGCGATGCGATTCGGGTGGAATTGTTTGATGATGAGATTGATCGCTTGTCACTGTTCGATCCACTGACCGGACACGTCAGCAAAAAAATTGCCCGCGCCACTGTCTACCCGAAAACCCACTATGTGACCCCTCGAGAGAAGATCCTCGCCGCTGCGGAGCAGATTAAAGAGGAGTTGCGGGAACGTCGCGAACAATTGCTGCAATTGAATAAATTAGTCGAAGTGCAGCGTTTATCTGAGCGCGTGCAGTACGACATCGAGATGATGATGGAGCTGGGTTATTGCTCCGGCATTGAAAACTACTCGCGCTATCTGTCAGGGCGTGCGCCGGGTGAAGGCCCACCAACTTTGCTTGATTATCTGCCGGATGATGGCTTGATGATCATTGATGAATCCCACGTGACTGTGCCGCAAGTGGGCGCTATGTACAAAGGCGACCGTTCGCGTAAAACCACGCTGGTGGAATATGGCTTTCGCTTGCCGTCAGCGCTAGATAACCGACCGCTCAAGTTTGAAGAGTTTGAGGCATTAATGCCGCAAACGATCTATGTGTCGGCCACGCCGGGCAGTTACGAGATTGAGCGCAGCGATGGGGAAATTGCTGAGCAGGTGGTGCGGCCAACGGGGCTGCTCGACCCTGAAATTGAAGTCCGTCCTGTTTCAATTCAAGTCGATGATTTGCTGTCAGAGGTGGGTAAACGGGTTGCGGTTAATGAGCGGATTTTGGTGACCACGTTGACTAAGCGGATGGCGGAAGATCTGACCGAATATCTTGATGAGCATGGCGTCAAAGTCCGTTATCTGCACTCAGATGTGGATACAGTTGAGCGGGTAGAGATTATTCGCGATTTGCGTAAAGGCATCTTTGATGTGCTGGTGGGCATCAACTTGTTGCGTGAAGGCTTGGACATGCCAGAAGTATCACTGGTGTGTATCTTCGATGCCGACAAAGAGGGCTTCTTGCGCTCCGAGCGTTCACTGATCCAGACCATTGGCCGTGCGGCGCGTAACGTCAACGGTAAGGTGATTCTCTACGCCGATAAAATTACTCCATCGATGGAAAAGGCGATGGGCGAAACCGCCCGTCGGCGTGAGAAGCAACATCAGTTTAACCTCGAACACGGCATAGTGCCGCGCGGCGTGGTGAAACGGATTACCGATGTGATGGATATTGGTGATAGTTCAGAACGCGATCTGCCAAGTAATTTGGATATTCGTGGCAGAAGAAAAGTGGCCGAACCGAAAGCACAATATCATGGCAATGTTGGCGAGCTAACTAAGCAGATAACAGCGATGGAAGAGCGCATGTATCAACACGCCCGTAATCTGGAGTTTGAAGAAGCGGCACAACTGCGTGATGAAATTGCCGCGCTAAATGAACAGTTAAAACGCTTGGGCTGA
- the rrtA gene encoding rhombosortase produces the protein MSYKLPPLWFGVLAISALCGLLQLLGLTDLLAYQRSEIGNGEYWRLLTGNLLHTNLWHLLMNLSGMWVVVFIHRMHYSASGFIGLMLSLLVVEGIGLYFAVPSLWGYVGLSGVLHGLFSFGSLCDIKCGLQSGYLLLLGVSVKVGWEQYAGANSEVTNLINAPVAIDAHLIGLLSGVILFGLYWLGSRLLHKHLQ, from the coding sequence ATGAGTTATAAACTGCCGCCATTATGGTTTGGAGTACTTGCCATCAGCGCTCTATGCGGCTTGCTGCAATTACTCGGCTTAACCGATCTATTGGCCTATCAGCGTTCTGAGATTGGCAACGGCGAATATTGGCGCTTACTCACAGGTAATCTGCTACACACGAATCTCTGGCATCTGTTGATGAATCTCTCGGGTATGTGGGTTGTGGTGTTTATTCACCGCATGCATTACTCGGCGTCGGGATTCATTGGCCTGATGCTGAGTTTGTTGGTGGTCGAAGGGATTGGGCTTTATTTTGCTGTGCCGAGTTTGTGGGGCTATGTTGGCCTGAGCGGTGTGTTACATGGGCTGTTTAGCTTTGGCAGTCTGTGCGACATCAAATGCGGTTTACAGTCAGGTTACCTGTTATTGCTCGGGGTCAGCGTAAAAGTTGGCTGGGAGCAATATGCTGGCGCCAACAGTGAAGTGACTAACCTGATTAATGCGCCGGTTGCCATTGACGCTCATCTCATTGGGTTATTGAGCGGTGTAATACTGTTTGGCCTTTATTGGCTTGGCAGTCGCTTGCTGCATAAACATCTGCAATAA
- the queC gene encoding 7-cyano-7-deazaguanine synthase QueC, producing the protein MTANSNAPQSKRIAIVVFSGGQDSTTCLVQALTQYDEVHAITFDYGQRHKAEIDVAKALASKLGVTSHKVLDVGLLNELAISALTRDNIPVSNELMDNGLPNTFVPGRNILFLTLAGIFAYQIGAQAVITGVCETDFSGYPDCRNDFVIALNKALELGMERPLKLVTPLMWLNKAETWALADHYGQLELVRHHTLTCYNGIQGDGCGECPACKLRHQGLADYLDNQAQVQQSLQQKLTCA; encoded by the coding sequence ATGACAGCAAATAGCAATGCCCCCCAGTCTAAACGTATCGCCATTGTGGTGTTCAGTGGCGGCCAAGACAGTACCACTTGCTTAGTACAAGCCTTGACTCAGTATGACGAAGTACACGCCATCACCTTTGACTATGGCCAACGCCATAAAGCTGAGATTGATGTGGCCAAAGCACTCGCCAGTAAATTAGGCGTTACCAGCCATAAAGTGTTGGATGTGGGGCTGCTGAATGAATTGGCCATTTCGGCGCTCACTCGCGATAACATTCCCGTCTCCAATGAACTGATGGATAACGGCCTGCCCAATACCTTTGTGCCTGGACGCAATATTCTGTTTCTCACGCTGGCCGGCATTTTTGCCTATCAGATTGGTGCTCAAGCTGTGATTACCGGCGTCTGTGAAACCGATTTTTCTGGCTACCCTGATTGCCGCAATGATTTTGTGATTGCGCTAAATAAGGCGCTAGAACTGGGTATGGAACGGCCGCTTAAGTTAGTAACCCCGCTAATGTGGCTCAACAAAGCCGAAACCTGGGCGCTGGCCGATCATTATGGTCAACTGGAATTAGTCCGGCATCATACCCTCACCTGCTATAACGGTATTCAAGGCGACGGCTGTGGCGAATGTCCAGCCTGCAAATTACGCCATCAAGGGCTCGCGGATTATCTCGATAATCAAGCTCAGGTGCAGCAATCGCTACAGCAAAAACTTACTTGCGCATGA
- the queE gene encoding 7-carboxy-7-deazaguanine synthase QueE translates to MQYPVNEIFQTIQGEGQWTGVPAIFVRLQGCPVGCPWCDTRHTWELQPENAVAQQLIFQTDGQIGRWSKLTAADIIDGFKAQQFTAKHVVITGGEPCMYDLRPLTSELHAHGFSSQIETSGTFEVQCANETWVTVSPKVNMQGKLPVLTTALQRANEIKHPVATEHHIEELEQLLATIDTEGKTICLQPISQKARATELAMRVCIERNWRLSVQTHKYLQID, encoded by the coding sequence ATGCAATATCCCGTTAATGAGATTTTCCAAACCATTCAAGGTGAAGGCCAATGGACCGGCGTGCCCGCAATCTTTGTCCGCTTGCAGGGGTGTCCAGTCGGCTGCCCTTGGTGTGATACGCGCCATACATGGGAATTGCAGCCAGAAAATGCCGTCGCGCAGCAGCTGATTTTCCAAACTGATGGCCAAATTGGCCGTTGGTCGAAGCTCACTGCCGCAGATATCATCGATGGGTTTAAGGCGCAGCAGTTTACTGCAAAGCATGTGGTCATCACCGGCGGTGAACCTTGTATGTATGATTTGCGGCCATTAACAAGTGAACTGCATGCACATGGCTTTAGTAGCCAAATTGAAACCAGTGGCACTTTTGAGGTGCAATGCGCCAACGAGACTTGGGTCACCGTGTCACCCAAAGTGAATATGCAGGGCAAACTGCCGGTACTGACGACGGCGTTGCAGCGTGCCAATGAAATTAAGCATCCTGTGGCCACAGAGCATCACATCGAAGAGTTGGAGCAGTTGCTGGCGACAATCGACACTGAAGGCAAGACCATCTGCCTGCAACCGATCAGTCAAAAAGCGCGCGCAACTGAATTAGCGATGCGGGTCTGTATTGAGCGGAATTGGCGTTTGTCGGTGCAAACACACAAATATCTGCAGATTGATTAA
- a CDS encoding VC2046/SO_2500 family protein — MQPASIVVNELTIAPALRSAVEQNQRGDFGLLLAMLSQDARDWPQFHLQDGIALQEKLAKQFELPPAERLIDNVAENAEVVDNSQYFLNEGATAFRLQQCLRPEALVIRGQHPLSDSEVLENLDPQTRQHLSGTTSVKLPEIPDFADQLAEQRLWLSQHQAA; from the coding sequence ATGCAGCCAGCGTCAATTGTCGTTAACGAGCTAACTATTGCCCCAGCCTTACGCAGTGCTGTGGAACAAAACCAGCGTGGTGACTTTGGGTTACTGCTGGCGATGTTGTCGCAAGATGCGCGGGACTGGCCGCAATTTCATCTACAAGATGGTATTGCGCTGCAAGAAAAGCTCGCTAAGCAGTTCGAATTACCCCCTGCAGAACGGCTCATCGACAACGTGGCTGAGAACGCTGAAGTGGTTGATAACAGCCAATACTTCCTTAATGAGGGCGCAACGGCGTTCCGCTTGCAGCAGTGTTTACGGCCAGAAGCCTTAGTGATCCGTGGTCAACATCCCTTAAGCGACAGTGAAGTGTTGGAAAACCTTGATCCACAAACTCGCCAACATCTTTCTGGAACTACATCCGTTAAGTTACCTGAGATCCCTGATTTTGCTGATCAATTAGCCGAGCAGCGTCTCTGGCTATCGCAACATCAAGCAGCGTGA
- a CDS encoding DUF406 family protein: MKSIKDAQSSLVNDTCAECGSYVDIGAVIEENDTLLKVDFVGESATQQAQALGEQACTRFEDAQYQVVTTAEGAQLLVTFGCSAEKMIFQLQNSLP, translated from the coding sequence ATGAAAAGTATCAAAGATGCACAGAGTAGCTTGGTCAATGACACCTGCGCTGAGTGTGGCAGTTATGTTGATATTGGTGCGGTGATTGAAGAAAACGACACCTTGTTGAAAGTGGATTTTGTCGGTGAGTCGGCGACGCAACAAGCCCAAGCGCTGGGTGAACAGGCCTGCACACGTTTTGAAGATGCTCAGTATCAAGTGGTCACGACCGCAGAGGGGGCACAACTACTGGTCACCTTTGGCTGTAGTGCCGAGAAGATGATTTTTCAATTACAGAACAGTTTGCCGTAA
- a CDS encoding putative bifunctional diguanylate cyclase/phosphodiesterase gives MGISVNRGEYRRLLESLTNSEAKQKGNFVATADLACRLLSEHLNVERVSVLSWSKDQNIQFEVARVGSQPDVCRPQHLVDVGNYVAELHQHLHIDAADAVVDFRLSELRDHYLLPNNIGSLLDIAIRINGHIEGVVCLERLGDVAAWGEADISFASHVADQLALTLATSNAYYQDEMLSLFQSAIEKSRQITLLVNLNKQTVEYVNGAHEIITGIPRDRIEGRSLAELAYFKQHPEDAQQVLAELLQGNVVRQIFSLTNSRDEKIWVKFFASHFVSPMGKQYALVSAEDYTETKQNQQELEFYAWHCSLTGLYNRTYFKRQLDRMTDGKLVLLNLVGFKRYNDTYGHERGDQLLVEIARRLKHFTDARFKPPCMAARIGSDEFALLLDSDSGQDLDIHINKLYQQLSHPVAFGSESVDVRPAIAIVDIGAVTAIASPLTCADIALQHAKKKQGMPIRSFTSDLLEAFKDDSEIERDLIHAIRKKQFELYYQPLKDLQTQRYIGAEALIRWHHPKRGVLYPGTFIEIAEQKGLINAIGSWVLEAACKQLYLWQHHDISLTMHVNVSARQFFGGNLYEQVWDLLTRYPIKHRTLILEITETELMEDIRYATNLCQELAELGVGLAIDDFGTGYSSMRYLKQFPISKLKIDRSFISDLTISHQSREIVSAIIAMAKALNISLTAEGVEDQEQEMFLTENLCHQAQGFLYSPALREADFSHFIDLQSSSSIVH, from the coding sequence TTGGGAATTAGCGTTAATCGTGGGGAGTATAGACGGTTACTGGAGTCGCTAACGAATTCCGAGGCCAAACAGAAAGGAAATTTTGTTGCCACTGCAGATCTTGCTTGCCGTTTATTGAGTGAACATCTCAATGTCGAACGTGTTAGCGTGTTGTCGTGGTCGAAAGATCAAAATATCCAATTTGAAGTGGCACGGGTTGGTAGCCAACCTGACGTCTGTCGTCCGCAGCATTTGGTGGATGTTGGCAATTACGTTGCTGAATTGCATCAGCATTTGCATATTGATGCTGCCGATGCGGTGGTCGATTTCCGCTTAAGTGAATTACGTGACCACTATCTGCTGCCAAATAACATCGGCAGCTTGCTCGACATTGCCATTCGTATTAATGGACACATTGAAGGGGTAGTGTGCCTTGAACGATTAGGTGATGTTGCCGCTTGGGGGGAAGCCGATATCAGTTTTGCTTCTCATGTAGCAGATCAACTAGCGCTCACACTCGCCACCAGCAATGCTTATTATCAAGACGAGATGCTGAGTCTGTTTCAATCCGCAATTGAAAAATCTCGTCAGATCACCTTGCTGGTCAATCTCAATAAGCAAACCGTTGAATATGTAAACGGCGCCCATGAAATCATCACCGGCATCCCACGTGATAGAATTGAAGGTCGGAGCCTTGCTGAGTTAGCGTATTTCAAGCAACATCCAGAAGACGCTCAGCAAGTATTAGCGGAACTGCTGCAGGGCAATGTTGTACGGCAGATTTTTTCACTTACCAATAGCCGTGATGAAAAGATTTGGGTGAAGTTTTTTGCTAGCCATTTTGTCTCGCCAATGGGCAAACAATACGCGCTAGTATCGGCAGAAGATTACACCGAAACTAAGCAAAACCAGCAAGAACTTGAGTTCTACGCTTGGCATTGCAGTCTTACTGGTCTTTACAATCGCACCTATTTTAAACGCCAACTTGACCGGATGACTGATGGCAAACTGGTGTTGCTCAATCTGGTCGGTTTTAAACGATATAACGATACTTATGGCCATGAGCGTGGCGATCAGTTGTTGGTTGAAATTGCCCGTCGTTTGAAGCACTTTACCGATGCTCGCTTTAAGCCACCTTGTATGGCTGCGAGAATTGGCAGTGATGAGTTTGCCTTATTACTCGATAGTGATTCAGGCCAAGACCTTGATATTCATATCAATAAGCTTTATCAGCAGTTGTCTCATCCGGTCGCTTTTGGTAGCGAATCTGTGGATGTGCGCCCTGCGATAGCCATTGTAGATATTGGTGCTGTGACGGCAATTGCATCGCCGTTAACCTGTGCAGATATTGCATTGCAACATGCCAAAAAGAAGCAGGGGATGCCGATTAGAAGTTTTACTTCGGATCTGCTGGAAGCTTTTAAAGACGACTCAGAGATTGAGCGTGACCTTATTCACGCAATTCGTAAAAAGCAGTTTGAGCTTTATTATCAGCCACTTAAAGACCTACAAACTCAACGATATATCGGCGCAGAAGCATTAATTCGTTGGCATCATCCCAAACGGGGTGTGCTTTATCCCGGTACATTCATTGAGATTGCCGAGCAGAAAGGGCTGATTAATGCCATTGGATCTTGGGTATTAGAAGCCGCCTGCAAACAACTCTATCTGTGGCAGCACCATGACATCAGTCTGACGATGCATGTGAACGTATCGGCACGGCAATTTTTCGGCGGTAACCTGTATGAACAGGTGTGGGATTTGTTGACGCGCTATCCGATAAAACATCGCACCTTGATTTTAGAGATTACCGAAACCGAGTTGATGGAAGATATTCGTTATGCCACCAATCTTTGTCAGGAATTAGCGGAGTTGGGCGTGGGACTGGCCATCGACGATTTTGGTACTGGCTATAGCTCAATGCGCTATCTGAAGCAGTTCCCCATCAGTAAATTGAAAATTGATCGCTCATTTATCTCTGATCTGACCATTAGTCATCAAAGTCGAGAGATTGTCAGCGCAATCATTGCGATGGCAAAAGCGTTGAATATATCGCTGACGGCGGAAGGGGTTGAAGATCAGGAACAAGAGATGTTTTTGACGGAAAACTTGTGCCATCAGGCGCAAGGCTTCCTTTATAGTCCAGCATTAAGAGAAGCGGATTTTTCTCACTTTATTGATTTGCAATCCAGCAGTTCAATCGTGCATTAA
- a CDS encoding YchJ family protein, with amino-acid sequence MPTNTLNKPCPCGSGTEYVNCCGQLHQQQATAQTPEQLMRSRYSAFVLKQYQYLLDTHHADFCGALTVAQLAQAQPEQWLSLNVEAHSMSANVGQVRFCAWYRDGGTIDAIHEQSNFVLEDGRWFYTDGELLKVSLPGRNDPCVCGSGKKFKQCCLKR; translated from the coding sequence ATGCCTACCAACACACTAAATAAGCCTTGCCCGTGCGGCAGTGGCACAGAGTATGTGAACTGCTGTGGTCAGTTGCACCAACAACAAGCCACAGCACAAACGCCTGAGCAACTGATGCGTTCGCGTTACAGTGCCTTTGTGTTAAAGCAATATCAATATTTGCTCGATACGCACCATGCTGATTTTTGTGGTGCGCTTACAGTAGCACAATTGGCGCAGGCGCAGCCTGAGCAGTGGCTATCGCTGAATGTCGAAGCACATTCAATGTCGGCTAATGTCGGCCAAGTGCGTTTTTGCGCTTGGTATCGAGATGGCGGCACGATTGATGCTATTCACGAGCAGTCCAATTTCGTTCTTGAAGATGGTCGCTGGTTTTACACCGATGGTGAACTATTGAAGGTCAGCTTACCTGGCCGCAATGACCCATGTGTCTGCGGTAGTGGTAAAAAATTTAAGCAGTGTTGTTTGAAACGCTAA
- a CDS encoding YybH family protein, with protein sequence MKFLLTALILCASLAAPVFAATNDKAEQTALNAIYGEFIKAFKALDAAPLANVYADDTIYVPEQNSVGIVKGKTDVLALYQKFFDRVKKRRAALDVDFRVIERLHTSTNEVTEIVYYMVRYHPPQDTEEPISEFAGKLVMMLKKNNQLQWRVQLDMSNRADAKLYYDATPHPNFYYGEQFSELTPAVVPENNSPNAYQHTK encoded by the coding sequence ATGAAATTCTTACTAACTGCTTTGATTCTGTGCGCTTCGCTGGCAGCACCAGTGTTTGCAGCAACGAATGACAAAGCCGAGCAAACCGCGTTAAACGCCATTTACGGTGAATTTATTAAGGCATTTAAAGCGCTCGATGCTGCACCGTTGGCCAACGTCTACGCCGACGATACCATTTACGTGCCTGAACAAAACAGTGTCGGCATCGTCAAGGGTAAGACTGATGTACTCGCTTTGTATCAAAAATTTTTCGATCGCGTCAAAAAGCGCCGCGCCGCGCTAGATGTCGATTTTCGTGTTATTGAGCGGCTCCACACCAGCACCAATGAGGTGACTGAGATTGTCTATTACATGGTGCGTTATCATCCCCCGCAAGATACTGAAGAACCGATCAGCGAGTTTGCGGGTAAATTGGTGATGATGCTGAAGAAGAATAACCAACTGCAATGGCGCGTCCAACTGGATATGAGTAATCGTGCCGATGCCAAGCTGTACTACGATGCGACGCCTCATCCCAACTTTTATTATGGCGAGCAATTTTCAGAATTAACGCCAGCGGTTGTACCAGAAAACAATAGCCCCAATGCCTACCAACACACTAAATAA
- the smrA gene encoding DNA endonuclease SmrA, producing MHQDDRELFLEEMADVVPIKQDVEQQTALRNGPTEGQLAKKAAAELSEYHQRLTLDLSQIPPLKPDDMLSFKRDGVQEAVFKNFRQGQYQIAAELDIHAMSLRQARDSLLSFLLAQVERGHRCVLVIHGKGHSSKPFPGLMKSCVNYWLAQVDEVMAYHSAQRHHGGYGAVYVMLPKSSAKRVESRELNSRGVRKR from the coding sequence ATGCACCAAGACGACAGAGAACTGTTTCTCGAGGAAATGGCGGACGTTGTTCCCATCAAACAAGATGTTGAACAGCAAACGGCATTACGTAATGGTCCAACGGAAGGCCAACTCGCCAAAAAAGCAGCGGCGGAATTGAGCGAATATCATCAACGACTTACCTTGGATTTGAGTCAAATTCCGCCGCTAAAACCCGACGATATGTTGAGTTTTAAACGTGATGGTGTGCAGGAAGCGGTGTTTAAAAATTTTCGCCAAGGACAGTATCAAATCGCTGCTGAGTTAGATATTCACGCCATGTCGCTTCGGCAAGCGCGTGATAGCCTGCTGTCATTTTTGTTGGCGCAGGTAGAACGTGGTCACCGCTGTGTCTTAGTCATCCACGGCAAAGGTCATAGCAGTAAGCCTTTCCCCGGCTTAATGAAATCCTGTGTTAACTATTGGTTGGCTCAGGTAGACGAGGTGATGGCTTATCACAGTGCTCAGCGGCATCATGGCGGCTATGGCGCTGTCTATGTGATGTTGCCTAAATCCAGCGCAAAGCGAGTCGAAAGCCGCGAATTAAACAGTCGTGGGGTACGTAAACGCTAA
- a CDS encoding TetR/AcrR family transcriptional regulator: MSSRIDTKTKILDAAEKLFAERGFSETSLRLITSKAEVNLASVNYHFGSKRELIRAVLARYLDQFMPAASTAITQLQQDNPQASLFDIFSALVEPLLQLNTVRVGGTRTFLQLLGRGYIESQGHLRWFITSQYGTHLSSFVSAVHTSVPDIPEADIFWRLHFTLGTVVFTMASADALIDIAANDFAEKNNIETVIRKVIPYIAAGVAVSA, translated from the coding sequence ATGTCCAGCAGAATCGATACCAAAACCAAAATCCTTGATGCAGCAGAAAAATTGTTTGCAGAACGCGGGTTTTCGGAAACATCGCTGCGTCTTATCACCAGTAAGGCGGAGGTGAACCTTGCCTCTGTGAACTATCATTTTGGCTCCAAACGCGAACTCATCCGAGCGGTGCTGGCGCGCTATCTCGATCAATTTATGCCTGCGGCATCAACTGCTATTACGCAATTGCAGCAAGACAATCCGCAGGCATCGTTATTTGACATATTTTCGGCGCTAGTCGAGCCGCTATTGCAACTAAACACTGTCCGCGTTGGCGGGACTCGCACCTTCTTGCAGTTGCTTGGGCGCGGTTATATCGAAAGCCAAGGTCACTTACGTTGGTTTATCACCTCGCAATACGGCACACATCTGAGCAGTTTTGTTTCCGCTGTGCATACCAGCGTGCCCGATATCCCCGAAGCTGACATTTTCTGGCGCTTACATTTCACCTTGGGCACTGTGGTGTTTACTATGGCCTCGGCGGATGCGCTGATTGATATTGCAGCCAATGATTTTGCTGAGAAAAACAATATTGAAACGGTTATTCGTAAAGTGATCCCGTACATCGCCGCTGGCGTTGCGGTATCTGCTTAA